In Meles meles chromosome 13, mMelMel3.1 paternal haplotype, whole genome shotgun sequence, the DNA window GACGCCGCCATCATCAGACCTTCTGTGGACAGACACCCAGGGACTTGTATCTGGGGGAGCTCGCAGTACTGAGCAACTGGGCATGTGCactcccagctctgctacttaaAGGTGGGGACAGAGCCTGTGGCTGTGAGTCGCCATAGCTATGACTTTCGTTCCTTTGTGCTTCACTGGACACAGCAGTCATCAGCTTCAAGAGTAGCTCCGGGCTGGGTCCACGCAGGACGCGGGAACAGGCGGCCACAGACCAGGCAGGGGTACAGAAGACGGAGGAAGGCTGGGAGGCTGGGCACAGCTAATATCCTGACGGCTCGAGAAAGGACACCCCACCTCAGGATGAATCCTCCTTCAGGGTCCAGAGCCCAGGAGCCCAGCTGCGTGGCCACCCCAGCCTCACCCAGCAGGTGGGATGGCTCCCGGAGCATCACCTCCAGCCTGGGCCAACCTCTGGTCATCAGTGCCACGGTAAGCCGGGGccagcatgtgcacacacagagcCTTCCATCCGCCCACCCTGGCCTCCCTGTTGGGAACACCCAGGGgctttgacagggagagagaaaagacctGAGCTCCTCTGTGGGACCTTGGGCATGTTACTGGACTCCTCTGGGCCTGTCCTCCACAGAGAGGCCAATAGAGGAGAGTATGGGCAAAGTCCATCCCTGTGGAGAGAGCATCTGAGGAACGGAAAGGCCAGCCGTAAGGGACAGGGGCTGGAATGGCCCAGACCTGCCCTTGGTCGCATGCATTCTTTTCTGAAGGGTGGTTGGGTATCCCACAGAACCTTCCAGAGAGGGAGGCATACCCGAGGCGTCTGGATTGTCTGCCCAGAGTGACGTGATGGGTGCCTTCCGGTGCCTCCGTCCTTCTGGCCAGGCCATCGAGTCCACTGGTAACCAGGGAGGACGGAGGGTACcctgaggaccctgggatgtGGGCCTACATCCTGGATTGGACAGAAAGGCTCTCTAGCTATAGGAGACAAGACAGAGACTAAATTGACCTCCTTCCCAGGAAAGGAGCTGGGGCAGAGGGTTCTTTAAAGCCCTCCGTGCTGGCCTCAGCAGTGACCCTGGGGAAACCTaagctttctttattcttttttacatttatttatttaagatttatttatttattgggggggaggggcagacagagagggaaagagaatctcaagcagactccctccacTGAGCatgagcctgactcagggctcagcctcaggaacctgagatcatgatctgagccaaaatcaacagtcggatgcttaaccgacttcTGCCAGCCAGGCGTCCCCAAGCTTTCTTTAAAGGGGAATTCTTTTCCTCTGTCTCACGCCAGGTAATAAGGTCAGCGCTCCCCAGTTTTACTGTGGGGGAATACAATCTCTTCATTGAGGTTGGTGAGGGGGTGGGGCTCCAGGGGAAAGGGGCTCTGCCACTGCAGAGTCTACAGGGCCTGGAAGACCCTTGCTAACCGCTTCAAGTGCTTCGGCCAGGGCCCCTACAGGGGAGAGGAAGCACCAAGGGATGGCTCTGCCTTCTCCCTGGAAAAGTAGACTCACTCCAGCCATGTCCCTCCTTGTCAGAcatgtgtctctctgtctgtccagCCTCTGACAGGTGATCCTAGGAGCCTCATGCCTCTGTGCCAGGGTTCAGGAGCTCTGGCTTGACTTTAGAGACCTGCGATTCCTCTCCGGTTCAGCCACTTCCTAGCAGTGTGGGCAAATGGCGGtgccactctgagcctcagtttccctaccgGCTCTCCTGGGAACCTTAACCCTTCCTTCTCAGGGTTATTCCAGATGATAGGATAATGTGATGCTcttgtttgtctgtctctccacAGACAGCCGGGGCTCAGGGTGCTGCCTGGGTCCCCTTCCCAACGGTGGATGTTCCAGACCATGCCCACTACACCCTGGGCACAGTGATCCTGCTGGTGGGGCTCACGGGGATGCTGGGCAATCTGATGGTCATCTATACCTTCTGCAGGTGCCTGATTGGCGAGACTAGGGCAAGGGCACTGAGGGCAGCCAGCCATGCAGAGATGGGGCAGGAATGCTGTCGCCAGCTCCGCAGGGCTCTGTTAAGCCTGGGTGGGGACACCGCCGCCAAGCCTTCTGTGGTCTCAGGACAGGCCTCCTTCTTCTAGCTTAGGGAAGGGTCAAAAAGTCCAGGACACACCTTCTGTGTAGGACAAATATCTCTATGGCTCACATGCCTCTGCCCATTCTGCCATGCTCTCAGCTCACCTCCATGCCACCTGCTCCAGTGGGCATCCTCTCTCTGCTCGATAAGCAGCCCCACTGGAAACAGGGTCCCAAGTCCTCAAGACCTTCAGCAAGAGCCCCTGGAAGGCACCCCAACTTCTTTCCCTACCTGCTCCATTCTTAGGCTGAATGGCCGAGACAGGCAAGTCCCCACTACCTATTAGCTAAactgactttgggcaagtcacttactcTCTGTGggtccatttttctctctctttttaaaatgtatttatttaagaaagagagagagagagagagagagagagagagaaagcatgagccggggtcaggggctgagggagaagcaagctctccgttgagcaaggagcctgaggcagaacttgatcccaggactctgggattgtgacttgagctgaaggtagatgcttaaccgactgagccacccaggcgtccctgtggtgcatttttcttatctgcaaaatggactTGTGATTTATTTCAGGGAGTCAATGTAGGATTACACAAGTTCAGACTGTGCAGTGCCCATCAAATAAGGTTTGAATCCTGGCCATGCCACCAACTGAGTCTTGTTACCTGGAGCAAACCACCTTGCGGGTGGGAGCCTCAGTATTCTCATCTGGAAAAAAGGGAGGGGTAGATGCAAAGATGGGTGATACGGGAGAGGAGTTTGTGAAAGCGCCTGGCCTGTGGGGCACACCTGTCCGTCCCTCTGCCCTGTGCCAACCCCGAATATGAAGACTGCAGAGATTCTGGCAGAAGGGGAACCAGGAGGGGTCGCTGGGGATGAAAGAGGTGGAAGGAGCTCTTGGGAAGGCATGTCTGAGCATGCAGGAGGAGGCACTTGGGAGAACTGGGAGGGGTTCAGTGGAATGAGGGGTGTGACCAAGGAGAGAGAGTTGGTCATGCAGGGGGGATCCAGAGGGTGAGAGGAGGAAACACACGAGTCCTAAAGCCAGCTTCAGCTGCACAGAACTGTAGGGACTGTCTTGCTCTCCATATGAGGCAAGAGTTGCTGCCTAGGGGAGATTCTTAGATCATGCTGTCAGGCCCTAGAGCTGTCTGGCTTGTGCTTGCTGGGCAGCAGGACAGGTCGTGGTCTGTTGCTCGTGctcgtgtgcgtgcgtgtgtgcacgcgtgcgtgCATAGTTCGGGGAAGCTCCCCAGCAGAAGCACCTCCTTACAGCTTCCAACCCTTTGCAGGACCAGAGGCCTCAGGACACCCTCCAACATGTTCATTATCAACCTTGCGGTCAGCGACTTTTTCATGTCCTTCACCCAGGCCCCCGTCTTCTTCATCAGCAGCCTCCATAAGCGGTGGTTCTTTGGGGAGGCAGGTAGACCTTCAGGTTCCCCTTctgctggagggaggaggcaggttGTGGCAGGGGACGCCCGCAGTGGAGGCTGGCCTCGGATGAGGAGGTCATTGGCTCTTCCTGGGCAGAAAGTGGGTGGCCACCCTTGACCCCATGAGTGAGCAAGAAGGAAGACTCAGCTTCTGGGCCAGATGTGGCAGGTAGCCAGGGTGGAGAGGGGCTCAGGGCGGCTTTTctggagaggggaaggcaggagcTGAGTATGTGCCCTCCCCAGACCCTCCCTCCGCTGGGGTACCTCATGGCCTCCCGCCATGGCCTGAGGTCAGGGAGCTGTGCCCACAGGCTGTGAGTTCTATGCCTTCTGTGGGGCTGTCTTCGGCATCACCTCCATGATCACCCTGATGGCCATCGCTCTGGACCGCTACCTGGTGATCACGCACCCACTGGCTGCCATTGGGGTGGTGTCCAAGAGGCGGGCAGCACTTGTCCTGGTGGGCGTCTGGCTCTATGCCCTGGCCTGGAGTCTGCCACCCTTCTTTGGCTGGAGTAAGTGGACTGGGGGAATTGGGAGAGAGGAGGATAAGCTGGGTGGGGCAAGTTCAAGGGGCAGGTAGATAGACTTGCATTTGTCAGCTGGCAAGAGGGGCCAAGGGAGTGCTTAAGCCTCGAGGCAGGTGGATACTCATTCAGGGGGCATGACTAGCAGCAGGGGAAACCGAGGTAGCTCCATCAGCAATCCGAGGATGACCTGGGCTCCCACACCCAAATACCAGTGAGACCACTGGTTCCTGGCTGGTGGGAAGTGACAGGGGCTTCCGATGCTGAGGCAGGCCTTGGGGTGTGGGCTTGAGCAGGTGGGAGGGTTAGCAGCCAGGCACCCACCTTTCTGTGGCAGGACCACAAACCTGGCCAAAATCTGGAAGAGTAAGACTGGGGGCTACGGTCAGGTCTCTGTTCCAGCCTGGTAAAATGGGCAGCAGTGGGCTCTGCCGGCTAGAACTGGCTGGGAAAGCTCCCTCCACATGCTTCGGCTTCCTCACAGCAGTGGgcagggctggagtggggagcAGTGTTCCGGGAGCCTGGACCCCACATCCCAAGGCCCTGCTGGATGAGGAGCCTGAAGCATGCTGCCCCCAAGGCTGAGCATCCACTCCTGACTCCCAGGCGCCTATGTACCCGAGGGGCTGCTGACCTCCTGCTCCTGGGACTACATGAGCTTCACGCCATCAGTCCGAGCCTACACCATGCTGCTCTTCTGCTTCGTGTTCTTTCTCCCCCTGCTGGTCATCATCTACTGCTACATCTTCATCTTCAGGGCCATCCGGGAGACAGGCCGGTAAGAGCTGGGCTCGGAGGAGGGGCTAGATGGGAGGGTGGCCAGGTCCCTCAGCCAGGCCGACCgaccctgcccccagcctcacgctgcgccctcccctccccgggAGATTCCCAGCTCCAGATGGGCAAAGACAAGCTGAGCCCACGTGCTTAGAGGATGAGGTGCCCAGAGACTAGCACAACCTGGGCGCCTAGAGAAGTCTCAGGAGACAGGGGCTTCTGAGGAGGGGCCTTGAGGCTTTATTGGGAGGTCTGTGGGTAGGGAAGACCCCACAGGCGGAACCACAGGGAGGTGCTTTGGCTGGATGTAATGGAGAAGTTTCTGAGAGTCAGGGCTCCCTGCGCTGGAGAGAATGGCCAGGTCCAGGGAGCCTCCCCGACAGATTTCATGACCGCGGCCTTCATTGCCGCCAGAGTGGGCTCAGACTTGGACTTTGCACCTGTGCTAGGGCTCTCCAGACTTTCAGGGCCTGTGAGGGCGGTGTCAGGTCCCCCCGACAACAGCAGCGGCTGCAGAGAGAGTGGAAAATGGCCAAGATTGAGCTGCTGGTCATCCTTCTCTTCGTGCTCTCCTGGGCCCCCTACTCCACTGTGGCCCTGACAGCCTTTGCTGGGTGAGCAGTGCCCAAGAGGCTGGGACaggggctggagggggtgggaggatggtaAGGGGACCCTGGGGtggcctgtcccctccccagcccaagcCAAGCCCAAGCCAGCCATTTTCACACCCAAAGTCCAGCCTCacagccattcattcattctctctgcgGTTGTGGTAGTGGCAGTGAGGTTCCCCGAGGGAGATGGCCCCGCCATGTCCTGGAGGCACTGGGACACACTCTGGGGGGGCTCTCAGCCGTGGTGGGTTTGATCTGAGGGCCCGCAAGGGCTCCCAGGTCCTACCAGATCCCACGAGAACACAAGACTCTCCCTGAGGTTCTGGTTCCCTCTTCACCTGGGCTGTGGGCACACAGCCTGGGGTGCCGCTCACCTCCTGCCTGCCAGTCCTTCGTGGCTAGTCTGATGTCTGCAGCAGCGAGGATATAGGCCAGACTTCAGAAGCACTTTGAGACAGTGAGAGTTGTTCATCCTGGGAAGTGTCTGGGTCCGAGACCTGTTTATGCAGGAGGGGCCTGGTCCCCGGTAAGACTGTCATGTGAAGTCCCTCCAAGAGAGCCCGGGAGCAGtgggtctcagggttgtggggggtgggtgaggagGTGGCAAGAGGCCCAGaggtcctgggggtggggagggcttccTGCCCACAGCACAGGCTCTGGGCTATCGTGGCACCGGGCAGAACCCCCCCCGCAAGCCTGCCTTAtcttcctccagcaaccctccctccccaggtTTCCACTCACCTCAGGTCAGAATTCTCCCTGCATTTCAGTCCCTCTCATGAGGCTGGCTTGGCCATGCTGGTTTGGGCCAGGCTAGGCTGTAGCCcacagggcctggcccaggggaagcaggttcctgagAGGGCAGGTGGGCTGTGGAGTCTCTGGGAGGGCCAGCTAGCAGGGGAACCATGGCTTCTCTGTCCTAGGTATGCCCATGTCCTGACGCCCTACATGAACACAGTGCCTGCTGTCATCGCCAAGGCCTCTGCCATCCACAACCCCATCATCTATGCCATCACCCACCCCAAGTACAG includes these proteins:
- the OPN4 gene encoding melanopsin isoform X2, whose protein sequence is MNPPSGSRAQEPSCVATPASPSRWDGSRSITSSLGQPLVISATTAGAQGAAWVPFPTVDVPDHAHYTLGTVILLVGLTGMLGNLMVIYTFCRTRGLRTPSNMFIINLAVSDFFMSFTQAPVFFISSLHKRWFFGEAGCEFYAFCGAVFGITSMITLMAIALDRYLVITHPLAAIGVVSKRRAALVLVGVWLYALAWSLPPFFGWSAYVPEGLLTSCSWDYMSFTPSVRAYTMLLFCFVFFLPLLVIIYCYIFIFRAIRETGRALQTFRACEGGVRSPRQQQRLQREWKMAKIELLVILLFVLSWAPYSTVALTAFAGYAHVLTPYMNTVPAVIAKASAIHNPIIYAITHPKYRMAIAQHLPCLGVLLGVSGQRTGPFASYRSTHRSTLSSQASDLSWISGQRRHASLGSESEVGWMDTEAAAMWEAAQQVNARFPCSQDLEDMETKAPLRPGGQEAETSGKTKGLLPSPNPRM
- the OPN4 gene encoding melanopsin isoform X1, giving the protein MNPPSGSRAQEPSCVATPASPSRWDGSRSITSSLGQPLVISATTAGAQGAAWVPFPTVDVPDHAHYTLGTVILLVGLTGMLGNLMVIYTFCRSTSLQLPTLCRTRGLRTPSNMFIINLAVSDFFMSFTQAPVFFISSLHKRWFFGEAGCEFYAFCGAVFGITSMITLMAIALDRYLVITHPLAAIGVVSKRRAALVLVGVWLYALAWSLPPFFGWSAYVPEGLLTSCSWDYMSFTPSVRAYTMLLFCFVFFLPLLVIIYCYIFIFRAIRETGRALQTFRACEGGVRSPRQQQRLQREWKMAKIELLVILLFVLSWAPYSTVALTAFAGYAHVLTPYMNTVPAVIAKASAIHNPIIYAITHPKYRMAIAQHLPCLGVLLGVSGQRTGPFASYRSTHRSTLSSQASDLSWISGQRRHASLGSESEVGWMDTEAAAMWEAAQQVNARFPCSQDLEDMETKAPLRPGGQEAETSGKTKGLLPSPNPRM